A stretch of Phoenix dactylifera cultivar Barhee BC4 chromosome 16, palm_55x_up_171113_PBpolish2nd_filt_p, whole genome shotgun sequence DNA encodes these proteins:
- the LOC103713666 gene encoding pathogenesis-related protein PRB1-2-like, which yields MNSSSLALALVCAMALRMVGTTIAQNSPEDFVSAHNAARAAVNVGPVSWDSTVAAYAQNYANQRIGDCKLVHSGGPYGENLVGGPGAEVTAADAVKLWVGEKQWYNYNSNTCAAGKVCGHYTQVVWRASTSIGCARVKCSGGGIFITCNYKPAGNIVGQRPY from the coding sequence ATGAATTCCTCCAGCTTAGCCTTAGCGTTGGTTTGTGCCATGGCCTTGCGCATGGTCGGTACCACAATTGCCCAAAACTCCCCCGAAGATTTTGTTAGCGCCCACAACGCAGCCCGGGCAGCCGTCAACGTCGGCCCGGTGTCATGGGACAGCACCGTGGCGGCCTACGCCCAGAACTACGCGAACCAGCGGATCGGAGACTGCAAGCTCGTCCACTCCGGCGGGCCATATGGCGAGAACCTCGTCGGGGGACCCGGTGCCGAGGTCACGGCTGCCGACGCTGTGAAGTTATGGGTAGGTGAGAAGCAGTGGTATAACTACAACAGCAACACTTGCGCCGCTGGGAAGGTGTGCGGGCACTACACCCAGGTGGTGTGGCGTGCCTCGACCAGCATCGGCTGTGCTCGTGTGAAGTGCAGCGGTGGTGGCATCTTTATCACCTGCAACTATAAGCCTGCCGGCaacatcgtggggcagcgcccgTATTAA